A genomic stretch from Bradyrhizobium sp. 195 includes:
- a CDS encoding autotransporter outer membrane beta-barrel domain-containing protein, with amino-acid sequence MPDCRCRLIVIALMSSISASVAGDANTRQSLTTPRIAVVKPSDGSANAPANTPQLPSLLSGYAVRPTWNVAGVDYAVGYASGTILKAPSTISMAGVSVDSANHIINVSGSNVTLSGYDFSLNGGWQVSVNGGTNVAIENSKFVVGSNGNTPIYVSPNASNVTIQNNLIDGAGSSTQILIAADGAGTTTIQYNMIQNAWGQNLVMSSDVGGENWIVQYNVIKDAGLGYNAGAHGDWIQTYNLPGHNTNSFEVNYNTFIQDTPIAQGRTQGISAFSANSGSTAGGVQTESFNNNTFIANNGSYVNYGIILDTSRLIGTATIQNNYFDTTNIGSANGGGGSWEYVGNYNGSSGGPYHGTVTQSNNANMVTGTYFRQNGTSIRGVVASRSGDDGGFAIVIIVTLDFSAAVTVSGGTPTLTLSDGGVATYTGGSGTTALTFSYTVTSEQKSPLLPVTAVNPNGASVKNTRGQMADLALKGIPQFAPQSGAGAHRD; translated from the coding sequence ATGCCAGATTGTCGTTGTCGGCTGATCGTCATCGCCTTGATGTCATCCATCTCGGCGAGTGTTGCAGGTGATGCAAACACGCGCCAGTCGCTGACGACGCCCCGCATTGCGGTCGTGAAACCCAGCGACGGATCAGCCAATGCACCTGCCAACACACCGCAGCTGCCAAGCTTGCTGAGCGGCTATGCGGTCCGACCGACCTGGAATGTTGCGGGCGTCGACTACGCCGTTGGTTATGCGAGTGGGACGATCCTCAAGGCGCCGTCGACTATCTCGATGGCCGGGGTGTCGGTGGACAGCGCAAACCATATAATCAACGTCAGTGGCAGCAACGTCACGCTGAGTGGATACGACTTCTCACTGAACGGCGGCTGGCAAGTGTCCGTCAACGGCGGCACGAACGTTGCGATTGAGAACAGCAAATTTGTTGTTGGGAGCAACGGCAACACGCCGATCTATGTGAGCCCCAATGCCAGCAACGTGACCATTCAGAATAATCTGATCGATGGCGCGGGTAGCTCGACGCAGATCTTGATTGCGGCGGACGGCGCAGGCACCACGACGATTCAATACAACATGATCCAGAATGCGTGGGGCCAAAACCTTGTAATGAGCTCCGACGTCGGCGGCGAGAATTGGATTGTTCAGTACAACGTGATCAAAGATGCCGGATTGGGGTACAACGCAGGCGCCCATGGTGATTGGATACAGACCTACAACCTTCCGGGCCACAATACGAACAGCTTTGAGGTGAACTACAACACCTTCATTCAGGATACGCCCATCGCTCAGGGGCGTACCCAAGGCATCAGCGCTTTTTCGGCCAATAGCGGTTCGACAGCGGGTGGGGTGCAGACCGAGTCGTTCAACAACAACACGTTCATTGCCAACAACGGTTCCTACGTCAATTACGGGATCATCCTCGATACCTCCCGACTGATTGGAACGGCCACCATTCAAAACAACTACTTCGATACGACCAATATCGGGAGCGCCAATGGGGGCGGCGGTAGTTGGGAGTACGTTGGAAATTACAATGGGAGCAGCGGCGGCCCATACCACGGGACCGTCACTCAATCGAACAACGCAAATATGGTGACCGGGACCTATTTCAGGCAGAATGGGACGTCAATTAGAGGAGTTGTTGCGTCCCGTTCGGGCGACGACGGTGGTTTCGCCATCGTAATTATTGTAACGCTTGACTTCAGCGCGGCAGTGACGGTCTCAGGCGGCACCCCCACGCTTACCCTCAGCGATGGCGGCGTCGCGACGTATACGGGAGGTTCCGGCACAACTGCCCTTACCTTCAGTTACACGGTCACATCCGAACAGAAATCACCGTTGTTACCGGTGACAGCCGTCAACCCCAACGGTGCGAGCGTGAAGAACACGCGCGGCCAAATGGCGGACCTTGCGCTCAAAGGGATTCCCCAGTTTGCCCCACAGTCGGGCGCGGGTGCGCACAGGGATTAG
- a CDS encoding nucleotidyltransferase family protein, translated as MMANHSRRLIHWSECLRGRVPKDPDWISLLGLANQTLTTPALMRFATRFKDQIPEDVYFYIEQLFERNVIRNKRLVDQLTEVVGAINDRGVIPVLLKGAAILATAPQADHGLKLMSDLDIMVSPDETEPTLKALLALGYTIDYQPLPDSVGNWHVDLKRFCDVGMIDLHRAPPGPAFFYRASGDVKPHCTLTHIGRGSVYIPSATYRALILTVHDQFQDSDYWSGDIDLRHLLELRELANSPEGIDWDLLASFVPDKLARNALETHLVALYSLLDVDVPVRMRSRFIPRLQHRRRLAQAGFPLLRQALLPITALDYRNYRNGLGASTKEKTIVGDRKWALPKSSTLGWLLWLSHERRTGKV; from the coding sequence ATGATGGCTAACCATAGCCGGCGCCTGATTCACTGGAGCGAATGTTTACGAGGCCGCGTCCCGAAAGACCCGGACTGGATCTCGCTTCTCGGCCTGGCGAACCAAACACTGACAACGCCTGCTTTGATGCGGTTTGCTACCCGTTTCAAAGATCAGATCCCCGAGGATGTCTACTTCTACATTGAGCAATTGTTCGAGCGCAATGTGATACGCAACAAGCGCCTAGTCGATCAGCTGACTGAGGTGGTAGGGGCAATAAACGATCGGGGCGTTATTCCCGTATTGCTAAAGGGCGCCGCTATCCTTGCGACGGCGCCTCAAGCGGACCATGGCTTAAAGCTGATGTCTGACCTCGACATCATGGTTTCGCCCGACGAGACCGAGCCGACGTTGAAGGCTCTCCTTGCCCTGGGCTACACGATCGACTATCAGCCCCTACCGGATTCGGTAGGAAATTGGCACGTAGACCTTAAAAGATTTTGTGACGTGGGCATGATTGATTTGCACCGCGCACCTCCCGGGCCCGCTTTTTTTTACCGCGCGTCAGGCGATGTGAAGCCACATTGCACCCTCACGCATATCGGCCGAGGATCGGTCTACATACCGTCTGCAACCTATCGGGCTCTGATCCTGACGGTCCACGATCAGTTTCAAGATTCCGATTATTGGAGTGGCGACATCGATCTGCGGCACCTTTTGGAATTGAGAGAACTAGCTAATTCTCCCGAAGGTATCGATTGGGATCTGCTAGCGTCTTTTGTCCCAGACAAGCTTGCGAGGAACGCCCTCGAGACTCACTTGGTCGCGCTCTATTCTCTGCTCGACGTTGACGTACCTGTTCGCATGCGCAGCCGATTTATCCCCCGCCTTCAGCACCGGCGGCGGTTGGCCCAAGCAGGATTTCCGCTATTGCGTCAGGCGCTGCTACCCATCACTGCTCTCGATTACCGCAATTATCGCAATGGGCTCGGCGCATCGACTAAAGAAAAAACGATTGTCGGCGATCGCAAATGGGCGCTCCCGAAGAGCAGTACGTTAGGCTGGCTGCTGTGGCTGTCTCACGAGCGTCGCACGGGCAAGGTCTAG
- a CDS encoding DegT/DnrJ/EryC1/StrS family aminotransferase, with amino-acid sequence MVAIRTRTRFGSSAPGGDIVIPIAAPLLADEEADAARAVVLSGWVSQGPQVAAFENEFAALVGAPHACAVANCTTALQLALAALGIGRGDEVITVSHSFIATANVIRHQGATPVFVDIEPETYNLDCAGLEEAITERTRAIIAVHQMGMPCDMAALMAIARRHGVAVIEDAACAVGSQIRMNGEWAPIGAPHGDIACFSFHPRKVITTGEGGMLTTANAELDRKFKLLRQHGMSVPDTVRHNSSSVIFEEYVVLGYNCRMTDMQAAIGRRQLERLPELIGRRRTVAAKYAELLGNLEGLRLPTEPEWARSNWQSYCVRLPDRLNQRIVMQNLLDKGIATRRGIMCSHRELPYAKAAQRHDLRQSELAQDRSILLPIYAQMTEDNMRLVFDALRTELDR; translated from the coding sequence ATGGTGGCGATCAGAACGCGAACTCGCTTCGGATCGTCAGCGCCAGGTGGCGACATCGTGATCCCGATCGCAGCTCCGCTGCTTGCGGACGAAGAAGCCGACGCTGCGCGCGCCGTGGTGCTGTCGGGCTGGGTATCGCAAGGTCCTCAGGTGGCTGCGTTCGAGAACGAGTTCGCCGCACTTGTCGGCGCCCCGCATGCCTGCGCGGTCGCGAATTGCACGACCGCCCTGCAGCTCGCCTTGGCCGCGCTGGGTATCGGCAGGGGCGATGAGGTGATCACGGTCAGCCATTCCTTCATCGCGACCGCAAACGTCATCCGACATCAGGGCGCCACTCCGGTCTTTGTCGATATCGAGCCAGAGACATATAATCTGGATTGCGCCGGGCTGGAGGAAGCTATCACCGAGCGCACCCGCGCGATCATCGCGGTCCATCAGATGGGCATGCCATGTGATATGGCTGCACTGATGGCCATAGCGCGCCGCCACGGCGTCGCCGTGATCGAGGACGCAGCTTGTGCCGTCGGATCGCAGATCCGGATGAACGGGGAATGGGCGCCGATCGGCGCGCCGCATGGAGATATTGCCTGCTTTTCCTTTCATCCGCGAAAGGTGATCACGACAGGTGAGGGGGGGATGCTCACGACTGCGAATGCCGAGCTTGACCGCAAGTTCAAGTTGCTGCGCCAGCACGGCATGAGCGTTCCGGATACGGTGCGACACAACTCGTCGAGCGTGATCTTCGAGGAGTACGTCGTTCTGGGCTACAATTGCCGAATGACGGATATGCAGGCGGCAATTGGGCGCAGACAGCTCGAGCGGCTTCCAGAATTGATCGGCCGCCGGCGAACGGTGGCCGCCAAATATGCCGAGCTACTGGGCAATCTGGAAGGCCTGCGGTTACCAACCGAACCGGAGTGGGCCAGGTCCAACTGGCAGAGCTATTGCGTGCGTCTTCCGGACCGTCTCAATCAGCGGATCGTCATGCAAAACTTGCTCGATAAGGGAATCGCGACGCGACGTGGCATCATGTGCTCGCACCGCGAACTGCCTTACGCAAAGGCGGCGCAACGCCATGATCTTCGCCAATCCGAGCTCGCGCAGGATCGTTCGATTCTGCTGCCAATTTACGCGCAGATGACTGAGGACAATATGCGTCTGGTCTTTGATGCTTTGCGGACAGAACTGGATCGATAG
- a CDS encoding NAD-dependent epimerase/dehydratase family protein produces MIELKGKRVLVTGGAGFIGSHIVDLLCDEGCIEIVALDNMVRGRPENLRRALRRGPVRLVHGDIRDRKLMEALVKAADIVFHQAALRITHCAAEPRLAKEVMVDATYDLLELCIKHDIEKIIAASSASVYGMAEEFPTTERQNCYNNRTFYGAAKAFNEGLLRAYNDMHGLDYVAFRYFNVYGSRMDIHGRYTEVLIRWMERLEAGLPPIIFGDGRQTMDFVHVRDIARANILAARSKVTDEVFNVGSGTETSLTELAMALASVMGRRGLTPEFAPERSVNPVPRRLASTGKAERLLGFRTTVSLEQGLADLVKWWRSERELASDRQRQVATS; encoded by the coding sequence TTGATTGAGCTCAAGGGTAAGCGCGTTCTGGTCACTGGCGGGGCAGGATTCATCGGCTCCCACATTGTCGATCTGCTCTGCGATGAGGGTTGCATCGAGATCGTTGCCCTCGACAACATGGTCAGAGGCCGGCCGGAAAATCTCCGGCGCGCACTCAGGCGTGGGCCGGTGAGACTGGTTCACGGCGACATACGCGATCGTAAACTGATGGAAGCCTTGGTGAAAGCTGCCGACATCGTGTTTCACCAGGCCGCACTTCGCATCACTCACTGCGCGGCGGAGCCACGCCTGGCCAAGGAGGTTATGGTGGACGCCACCTACGACCTCCTGGAGCTGTGCATCAAGCACGATATCGAGAAGATCATCGCGGCGTCCTCGGCATCCGTATATGGCATGGCCGAGGAGTTTCCGACAACCGAGCGGCAGAACTGCTACAACAACAGGACCTTCTATGGGGCCGCGAAGGCGTTCAATGAAGGCCTACTGCGCGCGTATAATGACATGCACGGTCTCGATTATGTGGCGTTCCGCTACTTCAACGTCTATGGCAGCCGCATGGACATCCACGGGCGATACACCGAGGTCTTGATCCGCTGGATGGAACGGCTGGAAGCCGGATTGCCTCCCATTATCTTTGGTGACGGCCGCCAGACCATGGATTTCGTCCACGTCCGCGACATCGCGCGCGCGAATATCCTTGCGGCCAGGTCCAAGGTTACCGATGAGGTCTTCAACGTCGGGAGCGGCACCGAAACCAGCCTGACCGAGCTGGCGATGGCGCTTGCATCCGTGATGGGACGCCGCGGCCTGACACCGGAATTCGCACCGGAACGCTCGGTCAATCCGGTGCCTCGACGGCTGGCATCGACAGGCAAAGCCGAGCGTCTGCTGGGGTTCCGCACCACGGTTTCGCTCGAGCAGGGGCTCGCCGACCTCGTGAAATGGTGGCGATCAGAACGCGAACTCGCTTCGGATCGTCAGCGCCAGGTGGCGACATCGTGA
- a CDS encoding O-antigen ligase family protein has translation MTTSSVPVPGFRSVSNAAIQGVERSPERQHTFIILVALVGIFCPPTLLPLGDLNVTVGRLVVIVLILPAVGLLVTRGRHGVASDFFATALSIWMLASSVLSGGFRPYVGAEALELLGAYLVGRAFVFGPANFLAFIRALKLITPVLVALAVLDIVSGRYITLDSFGVPNSWAERFGWVRAASVFDGAEHYGTFCVAAAAIFLYSEHGIRRVLYVGLCAFGCALSLSSGPLLGFCIVMAVSLYDHVLKRHAWRWKALVSALACIIIMISVVHDHPIEWMLIHFTLDPQTGFFRIETWSAALPIISHSPFTGHGLVELGHSVDERIFLRSVDSLWLLEALRYGVPAVILLIMTMFSPLLNKTPTPGTHNVQTGLSLSVVTIALVGLTVHFWGATWLFLNLCVGIRASLAEYDARRY, from the coding sequence ATGACTACGTCCAGTGTTCCCGTACCAGGGTTCAGAAGTGTCAGCAATGCAGCCATCCAGGGGGTGGAGCGTTCTCCCGAGCGTCAGCACACCTTCATCATCTTGGTTGCCCTGGTCGGAATCTTCTGTCCTCCAACCCTCCTTCCGCTTGGCGACTTAAATGTTACCGTAGGTCGGCTCGTTGTGATCGTACTTATCCTCCCGGCGGTTGGACTGTTGGTAACGCGCGGACGACACGGCGTGGCATCCGATTTCTTTGCTACTGCCTTGAGTATTTGGATGCTCGCATCGTCGGTGTTAAGCGGTGGGTTTAGGCCGTATGTTGGCGCGGAAGCGCTTGAACTCCTCGGTGCGTATTTGGTCGGGCGCGCTTTTGTTTTCGGTCCTGCCAATTTTCTCGCGTTCATCCGAGCGCTCAAATTGATCACGCCTGTGCTCGTCGCGCTCGCGGTACTCGATATTGTGTCGGGGCGCTACATCACGCTGGATAGTTTCGGAGTACCAAATTCCTGGGCAGAGCGTTTCGGCTGGGTGCGCGCGGCTTCTGTATTTGACGGCGCCGAGCATTACGGAACATTTTGCGTCGCCGCGGCTGCGATCTTTCTTTATTCGGAACACGGAATTCGTCGTGTCCTTTATGTCGGCCTCTGCGCTTTTGGATGTGCGTTGTCGCTGTCATCAGGACCATTGCTGGGTTTCTGTATTGTTATGGCGGTCTCTTTGTACGACCACGTTCTGAAGCGACATGCTTGGAGATGGAAAGCCCTGGTGAGTGCGTTAGCTTGCATCATCATCATGATATCTGTGGTCCACGATCATCCCATAGAGTGGATGCTGATACACTTTACATTGGATCCGCAAACTGGATTTTTCCGAATCGAGACTTGGAGTGCCGCCCTGCCAATTATCAGCCATTCTCCATTTACAGGTCACGGCTTAGTAGAACTCGGCCATTCGGTAGACGAGAGGATCTTCCTGCGGAGTGTCGACAGCCTTTGGTTGCTCGAGGCGCTTCGCTATGGGGTTCCGGCGGTCATCTTACTGATCATGACAATGTTCTCCCCATTATTGAATAAGACGCCGACTCCCGGGACGCACAATGTCCAAACGGGGCTTAGCTTATCCGTCGTAACCATTGCTTTGGTTGGGCTAACGGTTCATTTTTGGGGTGCAACGTGGCTGTTCTTGAACTTGTGCGTTGGAATTAGGGCCTCGCTGGCAGAATATGACGCCAGGCGTTACTAA
- a CDS encoding glycosyltransferase family 2 protein: protein MDLARAQKPSISVIIPHLDQVDGLAACLGSLQAQTLDSSLFEVIVVDNGSTCRPEAVTALFSGVRLLYELEPGPGPARNLGVKYAAGDIFCFIDADCRAHPHWLSAILDAFNRLPRGTILGGDVQIWRQNPEKWGAIEAYESIFGYRQKLHVEYYGFSGSGNLAVRAEDFHKVGPFGGILLAEDKDWGARARARGLVFKYIPQMIVFHPARPSLRLLCVQWDRLIQHTLTATRQHKSWRLLWLGRAVAVFGSPLFDVGEILTSDRIDGFLTRVRALGILIVIRSYRVWRMLTLVVWSNRGVVWNRNTPVSVAKE, encoded by the coding sequence ATGGACCTGGCACGCGCGCAGAAGCCCTCGATTTCCGTCATCATCCCGCATCTGGATCAGGTAGATGGTCTTGCGGCATGCCTGGGTTCTCTACAGGCTCAAACCTTGGATAGCTCGCTGTTTGAAGTCATTGTCGTCGACAATGGCTCAACCTGTCGTCCCGAAGCCGTCACTGCACTGTTTTCCGGAGTGCGCTTGTTGTACGAACTGGAGCCCGGGCCGGGTCCGGCTCGAAATCTCGGCGTAAAATATGCCGCCGGCGACATTTTTTGTTTCATTGATGCTGACTGCCGTGCTCATCCACACTGGCTTTCCGCTATTCTCGATGCCTTCAATCGCCTTCCCAGAGGCACTATCCTCGGAGGCGATGTCCAGATCTGGCGTCAAAATCCCGAAAAGTGGGGAGCTATCGAAGCTTACGAAAGCATTTTTGGATATCGGCAAAAGTTGCACGTGGAATACTATGGCTTTTCAGGCAGTGGCAATCTGGCGGTACGCGCCGAAGATTTCCATAAAGTGGGTCCGTTTGGGGGGATTTTATTGGCTGAGGATAAAGATTGGGGGGCCCGAGCGCGGGCCCGCGGTCTCGTCTTTAAGTATATTCCACAGATGATCGTATTTCATCCGGCACGTCCGTCGCTTCGTCTATTGTGTGTTCAATGGGACCGTCTGATTCAACACACACTTACAGCAACCCGCCAGCATAAGAGTTGGAGACTACTATGGCTCGGCCGTGCGGTCGCCGTTTTCGGCTCGCCCCTCTTCGATGTAGGCGAAATTCTAACCTCCGATCGAATTGATGGATTTCTCACTCGGGTTCGGGCCTTGGGAATACTTATTGTAATTCGCTCGTATCGTGTGTGGAGGATGCTAACTCTTGTGGTATGGTCAAACCGAGGAGTTGTGTGGAATCGCAACACCCCTGTAAGCGTAGCCAAAGAATAG